One stretch of Rhizoctonia solani chromosome 8, complete sequence DNA includes these proteins:
- a CDS encoding amidase, protein MTALDVVVISPSTKHVVSTAEPVPMPRLAMSVSCIPSNKAPLNTPPLSPSPWRDVAARKCEDRASRLRVYSEWSLGADLPSSSQKNVVSLVHTRLTQRERSFLALDVTSLAGRLATGDCTSVEVTTAFCKAAYAAQELTNCLTEIMFTQALVRAQELDDHLAETGQVVGPLHGVPVSIKDHILVKGEDTATGYIAWAGRTISDRDACVVQILRAAGAVIYVKTANPQSLLCLETSNNIYGYTSNPFNRDLSPGGSSGGEGALIACRGSLMGVGTDIGGSIRYADDQAWSGLYGFKPSVARMPHTGLLGSHDGMDNIVGVVGPLAHSARDLELFCRVMAQYESWTLEHQVLNIPWNQAVAQSRGEGLPKRLVIGILNDDGVVAPHPPITAQLQKTRAALLAAGHEVIDWMPMEHQEAWDLIVKLYLLDGGKEYRETLAESGEPAMPLVEWMLSHAAGRPSYPVDQTWALNVAREQFRARGLRHWNASAARSEQGRAFDAVLCPVAPTLAPPHDTTRWWGYSSYWNLLDLPAVVFPSGKPLDAATWDRSREAALPGARNTVEEFVRNQWDPSTYNGAPVSLQLVGRRLHEEKVLAILNVVEDAVARFENAGSKALES, encoded by the exons ATGACTGCACTGGATGTCGTTGTTATTAGCCCTTCCACCAAGCATGTGGTTTCCACTGCTGAGCCTGTGCCTATGCCGCGGCTCGCAATGTCGGTTTCTTGTATACCTTCAAACAAGGCACCGTTGAATACGCCGCCGCTCTCCCCATCACCATGGCGGGACGTTGCTGCTCGTAAATGTGAAGACCGGGCATCTCGCCTCCGAGTATACTCAGAATGGAGCTTGGGAGCCGACCTTCCATCTTCTTCGCAGAAGAACGTTGTCTCTCTGGTACATACACGACTCACTCAAAGAGAAAGATCTTTCCTGGCTCTTGACGTCACTAGCTTAGCTGGTCGGCTCGCTACCGGAGACTGCACATCCGTCGAGGTCACCACTGCCTTTTGCAAAGCTGCTTATGCTGCACAGGAGCTTACGAATTGCCTAACCGAAATTATGTTTACCCAAGCACTGGTTCGCGCACAGGAGCTCGATGATCATCTCGCAGAGACGGGTCAAGTGGTCGGGCCCCTCCATGGCGTCCCCGTCAGCATAAAGGACCATATTTTGGTCAAGGGTGAGGATACCGCGACAGGCTACATCGCATGGGCTGGCCGGACTATCTCCGACAGAGATGCATGCGTCGTCCAAATTTTGCGGGCGGCCGGTGCAGTGATTTATGTAAAAACAGCCAACCCCCAATCACTCTTAT GTCTGGAGACATCGAATAACATTTATGGCTATACCTCTAATCCATTCAATCGCGATTTATCCCCCGGTGGGAGCAGCGGTGGAGAGGGCGCCCTCATCGCTTGCCGCGGGAGTCTGATGGGAGTTGGGACAGATATAGGAGGGTCTATA AGGTATGCGGATGATCAAG CTTGGTCCGGTCTGTATGGATTCAAGCCTTCTGTCGCCCGTATGCCTCATACCGGGCTGCTCGGATCCCACGATGGTATGGACAACATCGTCGGCGTTGTAG GGCCATTGGCGCATTCTGCCAGGGACCTCGAGCTTTTTTGTAGGGTTATGGCTCAATATGAGTCTTGGACTCTCGAACACCAAGTTCTGAACATACCATGGAACCAGGCTGTTGCACAGAGCCGGGGAGAGGGCTTGCCTAAACGTTTAGTTATTGGTATACTCAATGATGATGGCGTGGTTGCACCTCATCCACCAATCACGGCTCAACTCCAGAAGACCCGGGCCGCACTATTGGCTGCTGGCCACGAGGTAATTGATTGGATGCCGATGGAACACCAAGAAGCATGGGACCTGATA GTCAAACTTTATCTCCTTGACGGAGGTAAGGAGTACCGGGAAACCTTGGCGGAATCTGGCGAACCAGCGATGCCACTTGTTGAGTGGATGCTGTCACATGCCGCCGGCAGGCCTTCATACCCAGTCGATCAAACCTGGGCCCTAAATGTTGCTCGAGAGCAATTCCGTGCGCGGGGACTCCGACACTGGAATGCTAGCGCGGCTCGCTCGGAACAAGGCCGTGCATTCGATGCAGTCCTCTGCCCGGTTGCCCCGACGCTCGCGCCACCTCATGACACCACACGGTGGTGGGGGTACTCCTCGTATTGGAATTTACTAGATCTCCCAGCAGTGGTATTCCCATCGGGGAAGCCTCTTGATGCCGCCACGTGGGATCGTTCGCGAGAAGCGGCTCTGCCCGGGGCACGAAATACGGTTGAAGAGTTTGTCCGCAATCAATGGGATCCTAGTACGTATAACGGAGCACCCGTTTCATTGCAGCTCGTGGGAAGACGTTTGCACGAAGAAAAGGTCCTTGCGATACTCAACGTTGTTGAGGACGCAGTTGCACGATTTGAAAACGCAGGATCAAAGGCCCTTGAGTCTTAA
- a CDS encoding ribosomal protein L9, N-terminal domain, which produces MPRLSSSLLLVPRPSPTRLARYTHRHRLIEVQLTADIPGLGAFGSVQTVNPGRMRNQLYPMGLAAYIRRGGTPKLLERPRDPNAPLIPDIDFAELELSLRELPNLVFRRRAMKNASTPRHAQTNAPLGSRAIYGSVTQADVLQRLSDSHHLTLLPPNALLEFNDGSSKLRSTGSHRAIINLRNGTKVPLTITIEGDD; this is translated from the exons ATGCCTCGCCTAAGCTCTAGCCTATTGCTCGTTCCTCGCCCATCACCCACACGGCTTGCC AGGTATACTCACAGGCACAGATTAATCGAGGTACAGCTC ACGGCAGACATCCCAGGATTGGGAGCCTTTG GCTCCGTACAGACGGTCAACCCCGGACGCATGCGAAACCAACTATACCCCATGGGCCTCGCAGCCTACATCCGCCGAGGAGGGACCCCTAAACTATTAGAGCGCCCCCGAGAC CCCAATGCACCTCTCATTCCGGATATAGACTTTGCCGAACTGGAATTAAGTCTCCGCGAATTGCCCAACCTAGTCTTTCGCCGTCGCGCAATGAAAAATGCCTCAACCCCCCGGCATGCGCAGACCAATGCTCCACTGGGTTCTCGGGCAATCTATGGATCCGTCACGCAGGCGGACGTATTGCAGCGGCTATCAGATTCGCATCATCTCACGCTTCTTCCACCCAACGCCCTACTTGAATTCAATGATGGGAGCTCCAAGCTCAGGTCGACAGGAAGTCATAGGGCTATTATCAATTTGAGAAATGGTACCAAGGTTCCTCTAACCATCACCATTGAAGGTGATGATTAA